One Acanthochromis polyacanthus isolate Apoly-LR-REF ecotype Palm Island chromosome 6, KAUST_Apoly_ChrSc, whole genome shotgun sequence DNA segment encodes these proteins:
- the LOC110948296 gene encoding protein kinase C-binding protein 1-like isoform X1 gives MHPQSLAEEEIKTEPDVVEGMDASVRSKVPDPPGSADRSVVPQKRKVSSPTHSSNGHSPSDTSPSPLKKKKKPGAVNSNKDQSELRHGPFYYMKQPALTTDPVDVVPQDGRNDFYCWLCHREGQVLCCELCPRVYHAKCLKLPAEPEGDWFCPECEKITVAECIETQSKAMTMLTIDQLSYLLKFALQKIKQPGTEPFQKPVSLEQHPDYAEYIFHPMDLSTLEKNVKKKMYGCTEAFLADMKWILHNCIIYNGGNHKLTATAKVIVKICEHEMNEIEVCPECYLSSCQKRDNWFCEPCSQPHPLVWAKLKGFPFWPAKALREKDGQVDARFFGQHDRAWVPINNCYLMSKEIPFSVKKTKSIFNSAMQEMEVYVENIRKKFGVFNYAPFRTPYTPNNQLQMLLDPSNPGAGTVKTEKADKLRFNFDITASPKMVLSKTSTPSGMSRRVSMTDMPRSPMSTNSSVHTGSDGEQDMEKASRNPAFHYSTGEESMDCTASPVSGKMGPAGSVTGSPKAFNPGLVPKQERTSGTGGILNLNLDRVKAEMDLKELSETVQQQQQQQQGAAAAVPTPKRPIRSLDKTIESCKAQLGIDEISEDVYKEVDHSDSEDSEKSDSSDSEYLSDEEHKPKSNAQDNKDKAERKRPKASSEGEKKEGVVGTGDKVTPEPLLKEKQGSNGPDRDPQDKPKTPQSQPLTDKPKAPEEGRAAAATSAAEQDSDSERELVIDLGDEHGGRDSKRAKRELGSSGAKTLKESNVAKLEGKLPSSAASAAQARDAPSNLKDSLQPSITAALNLVSTAATGQPSATTATSGSTNASSPVSTTATVPTAVKKQRPLLPKETAQAVQRAVVWNPTKFQTSSQKWHMQKVQRQQQQHGEQSPVQTQAQGQGQTRSPQQLQSQQQNSSSSTRYQTRQSVKVQQKDPPQNASSSTAQVTSGSSAFMSGDLQIPTVSADVAADIAKYTNKIMDTIKGTMTEIYNDLSKSTSGNTIAEIRRLRIEIEKLQWLHQQELSEMKHNLELTMAEMRQSLEQERERLVAEVKKQTELEKQQAVDETKKKQWCANCRKEAIFYCCWNTSYCDYPCQQAHWPEHMKSCTQSATASQQEPEAEPNSDPSVKSTGHSPATQTLPPGAGSISDKSNSPTYMDKNKDSAGVTVT, from the exons ATGCATCCACAGAG TCTGGCTGAGGAGGAGATAAAGACAGAACCTGATGTGGTAGAGGGGATGGATGCATCTGTGCGATCCAAAG TCCCTGATCCACCGGGGTCAGCAGATCGATCGGTGGTGCCACAGAAGCGAAAGGTTTCAAGTCCCACCCATTCCTCCAATGGACACTCTCCCTCAGACACCTCCCCCAGCCctctgaagaaaaagaagaagccaGGGGCTGTGAACTCTAACAAAGACCAG TCAGAGCTAAGACATGGTCCCTTTTACTATATGAAGCAGCCAGCACTCACCACAGACCCTGTTGATGTTGTACCGCAGGACGGCAGGAATGACTTCTACTGCTGGCTGTGCCACCGCGAGGGCCAGGTGCTCTGCTGTGAGCTCTGCCCCAGGGTGTACCACGCCAAGTGCCTCAAACTACCAGCCGAGCCCGAGGGCGACTGGTTCTGTCCAGAGTGTGAG AAAATAACAGTTGCTGAATGCATTGAAACCCAGAGCAAGGCGATGACAATGCTGACAATAGACCAGCTCTCCTACTTGCTGAAATTTGCActccaaaaaattaaacagcCTGGG ACTGAGCCTTTTCAAAAGCCTGTGTCTCTGGAACAGCACCCAGATTACGCAGAGTACATCTTCCACCCCATGGACTTGTCTACTTTAGAGAAG aatgttaaaaagaaaatgtatggCTGCACAGAAGCTTTTCTTGCTGATATGAAATGGATCTTACACAACTGCATCATCTATAATGGAG GTAATCACAAACTAACAGCAACTGCAAAAGTCATCGTCAAGATCTGTGAACATGAG atGAATGAGATTGAGGTCTGTCCAGAGTGCTACCTGTCTTCAtgccaaaaaagagacaacTGGTTTTGTGAGCCATGT AGTCAACCACATCCTCTGGTCTGGGCTAAGCTGAAGGGCTTTCCTTTTTGGCCAGCAAAAGCCCTTCGTGAAAAGGATGGGCAAGTGGATGCACGCTTCTTTGGGCAACATGACAG AGCCTGGGTTCCCATCAACAACTGTTACCTCATGTCCAAAGAGATCCCTTTCTctgtgaagaaaacaaagagcatTTTCAACAGCGCCATGCAAGAGATGGAGGTCTATGTAGAGAACATTCGCAAGAAATTTGGGGTCTTTAACTACGCACCCTTCCGCACTCCCTACACACCCAACAACCAGTTACAGATGCTACTGGATCCCTCCAACCCCGGTGCTGGGacagtaaaaacagagaaagcagATAAACTTCGCTTCAACTTCGATATAACCGCATCTCCCAAGATGGTGCTCAGCAAGACTTCCACACCCAGTGGTATGAGTCGGCGGGTCTCAATGACAGACATGCCTCGGTCTCCCATGAGCACTAACTCCTCGGTTCACACAGGGTCCGATGGGGAGCAAGATATGGAAAAGGCTAGTAGAAACCCTGCCTTCCACTACAGCACCGGAGAAGAATCGATGGACTGTACTG CATCTCCTGTCTCGGGGAAAATGGGTCCTGCAGGCAGTGTAACGGGGAGCCCGAAGGCCTTTAACCCTGGGCTGGTGCCCAAGCAGGAGAGAACTTCAGGAACAGGTGGCATCCTCAATCTCAACCTGG ATCGAGTGAAGGCTGAAATGGATCTCAAGGAGCTGAGTGAGACtgtgcaacaacagcagcagcaacagcaaggAGCCGCAGCTGCCGTCCCTACTCCAAAGAGACCTATCAGGAGTCTGGACAAGACTATTGAAAGCTGCAAGGCACAGCTCG GTATCGATGAGATTTCTGAAGACGTGTATAAAGAAGTGGACCACAGTGACTCTGAGGACTCTGAAAAATCTGATTCAAGTGACAGCGAGTATCTCAGTGATGAGGAACACAAGCCAAAGAGCAACGCTCAGGACAACAAGgacaaagcagagagaaaaaggcCCAAAGCAAGCTCGgagggagagaagaaggagggagTTGTGGGAACAGGGGATAAAGTCACCCCTGAACCCCTGCTCAAAGAGAAGCAGGGCAGCAATGGCCCCGATAGAGACCCCCAGGATAAGCCCAAAACACCCCAATCTCAGCCCCTCACTGACAAGCCTAAAGCCCCAGAGGAGGGCAGAGCAGCTGCTGCCACATCAGCGGCTGAGCAAGACTCTGATTCTGAAAGAGAGCTGGTGATTGACCTGGGAGATGAACATGGAGGTCGTGACTCAAAGAGGGCGAAGAGAGAGCTGGGGTCTTCTGGTGCCAAAACTCTCAAAGAGTCCAATGTTGCCAAGTTGGAAG GTAAACTGCCTTCATCTGCTGCATCAGCTGCACAAGCCCGTGATGCTCCCTCCAACCTGAAAGACTCATTGCAGCCTTCTATCACAGCGGCGCTCAACCTTGTGTCCACGGCAGCTACTGGTCAGCCCAGTGCAACCACAGCTACCAGTGGATCTACCAATGCTTCCTCTCCTGTCTCCACAACAGCCACAGTGCCCACAGCTGTAAAGAAACAGCGCCCTCTACTGCCTAAAGAGACGGCTCAAGCCGTGCAGCGCGCAGTGGTTTGGAATCCGACCAAGTTTCAAACGTCTTCTCAGAAGTGGCATATGCAGAAGGtgcagaggcagcagcagcagcatggagAGCAGTCGCCTGTGCAGACACAGGCCCAGGGTCAGGGCCAAACACGCAGcccacagcagctgcagtcacAACAGCAGAACTCGTCCTCAAGCACTCGCTATCAGACCAGACAATCAGTCAAGG TTCAACAAAAAGACCCGCCTCAGAATGCATCCTCGTCAACTGCTCAGGTCACATCTGGTAGTTCTGCTTTCATGTCAGGAGACTTGCAGATCCCTACTGTCTCAGCAGACGTAGCTGCAGATATAgccaaatacacaaacaaa ATAATGGACACAATAAAGGGGACGATGACTGAAATCTACAATGATCTTTCCAAAAGCACATCAGGAAATACAATTGCAGAG ATTCGACGGTTAAGGATCGAGATTGAAAAGCTCCAGTGGCTGCATCAGCAGGAGTTGTCTGAGATGAAGCACAATCTGG AACTGACAATGGCAGAGATGAGGCAGAGTCTGGAGCAGGAAAGAGAAAGATTGGTGGCTGAGGTGAAAAAGCAGACGGAGTTGGAGAAGCAGCAGGCAGTGGACGAGACCAAAAAGAAACAGTGGTGTGCCAACTGCAGGAAAGAAGCTATTTTCTACTGCTGCTGGAATACCAGTTACTGTGATTATCCATGTCAGCAGGCACACTGGCCAGAACACATGAAGTCCTGCACACAGTCAG CCACAGCATCGCAGCAGGAACCAGAGGCAGAGCCCAACTCGGACCCTTCAGTCAAATCAACAGGCCACTCTCCTGCCACACAGACGCTACCCCCAGGCGCAGGTTCAATATCAGACAAAAGCAACTCTCCCACATACATGGACAAAAACAAGGACAGCGCTGGTGTTACTGTGACCTAA
- the LOC110948296 gene encoding protein kinase C-binding protein 1-like isoform X2: MDASVRSKVPDPPGSADRSVVPQKRKVSSPTHSSNGHSPSDTSPSPLKKKKKPGAVNSNKDQSELRHGPFYYMKQPALTTDPVDVVPQDGRNDFYCWLCHREGQVLCCELCPRVYHAKCLKLPAEPEGDWFCPECEKITVAECIETQSKAMTMLTIDQLSYLLKFALQKIKQPGTEPFQKPVSLEQHPDYAEYIFHPMDLSTLEKNVKKKMYGCTEAFLADMKWILHNCIIYNGGNHKLTATAKVIVKICEHEMNEIEVCPECYLSSCQKRDNWFCEPCSQPHPLVWAKLKGFPFWPAKALREKDGQVDARFFGQHDRAWVPINNCYLMSKEIPFSVKKTKSIFNSAMQEMEVYVENIRKKFGVFNYAPFRTPYTPNNQLQMLLDPSNPGAGTVKTEKADKLRFNFDITASPKMVLSKTSTPSGMSRRVSMTDMPRSPMSTNSSVHTGSDGEQDMEKASRNPAFHYSTGEESMDCTASPVSGKMGPAGSVTGSPKAFNPGLVPKQERTSGTGGILNLNLDRVKAEMDLKELSETVQQQQQQQQGAAAAVPTPKRPIRSLDKTIESCKAQLGIDEISEDVYKEVDHSDSEDSEKSDSSDSEYLSDEEHKPKSNAQDNKDKAERKRPKASSEGEKKEGVVGTGDKVTPEPLLKEKQGSNGPDRDPQDKPKTPQSQPLTDKPKAPEEGRAAAATSAAEQDSDSERELVIDLGDEHGGRDSKRAKRELGSSGAKTLKESNVAKLEGKLPSSAASAAQARDAPSNLKDSLQPSITAALNLVSTAATGQPSATTATSGSTNASSPVSTTATVPTAVKKQRPLLPKETAQAVQRAVVWNPTKFQTSSQKWHMQKVQRQQQQHGEQSPVQTQAQGQGQTRSPQQLQSQQQNSSSSTRYQTRQSVKVQQKDPPQNASSSTAQVTSGSSAFMSGDLQIPTVSADVAADIAKYTNKIMDTIKGTMTEIYNDLSKSTSGNTIAEIRRLRIEIEKLQWLHQQELSEMKHNLELTMAEMRQSLEQERERLVAEVKKQTELEKQQAVDETKKKQWCANCRKEAIFYCCWNTSYCDYPCQQAHWPEHMKSCTQSATASQQEPEAEPNSDPSVKSTGHSPATQTLPPGAGSISDKSNSPTYMDKNKDSAGVTVT; encoded by the exons ATGGATGCATCTGTGCGATCCAAAG TCCCTGATCCACCGGGGTCAGCAGATCGATCGGTGGTGCCACAGAAGCGAAAGGTTTCAAGTCCCACCCATTCCTCCAATGGACACTCTCCCTCAGACACCTCCCCCAGCCctctgaagaaaaagaagaagccaGGGGCTGTGAACTCTAACAAAGACCAG TCAGAGCTAAGACATGGTCCCTTTTACTATATGAAGCAGCCAGCACTCACCACAGACCCTGTTGATGTTGTACCGCAGGACGGCAGGAATGACTTCTACTGCTGGCTGTGCCACCGCGAGGGCCAGGTGCTCTGCTGTGAGCTCTGCCCCAGGGTGTACCACGCCAAGTGCCTCAAACTACCAGCCGAGCCCGAGGGCGACTGGTTCTGTCCAGAGTGTGAG AAAATAACAGTTGCTGAATGCATTGAAACCCAGAGCAAGGCGATGACAATGCTGACAATAGACCAGCTCTCCTACTTGCTGAAATTTGCActccaaaaaattaaacagcCTGGG ACTGAGCCTTTTCAAAAGCCTGTGTCTCTGGAACAGCACCCAGATTACGCAGAGTACATCTTCCACCCCATGGACTTGTCTACTTTAGAGAAG aatgttaaaaagaaaatgtatggCTGCACAGAAGCTTTTCTTGCTGATATGAAATGGATCTTACACAACTGCATCATCTATAATGGAG GTAATCACAAACTAACAGCAACTGCAAAAGTCATCGTCAAGATCTGTGAACATGAG atGAATGAGATTGAGGTCTGTCCAGAGTGCTACCTGTCTTCAtgccaaaaaagagacaacTGGTTTTGTGAGCCATGT AGTCAACCACATCCTCTGGTCTGGGCTAAGCTGAAGGGCTTTCCTTTTTGGCCAGCAAAAGCCCTTCGTGAAAAGGATGGGCAAGTGGATGCACGCTTCTTTGGGCAACATGACAG AGCCTGGGTTCCCATCAACAACTGTTACCTCATGTCCAAAGAGATCCCTTTCTctgtgaagaaaacaaagagcatTTTCAACAGCGCCATGCAAGAGATGGAGGTCTATGTAGAGAACATTCGCAAGAAATTTGGGGTCTTTAACTACGCACCCTTCCGCACTCCCTACACACCCAACAACCAGTTACAGATGCTACTGGATCCCTCCAACCCCGGTGCTGGGacagtaaaaacagagaaagcagATAAACTTCGCTTCAACTTCGATATAACCGCATCTCCCAAGATGGTGCTCAGCAAGACTTCCACACCCAGTGGTATGAGTCGGCGGGTCTCAATGACAGACATGCCTCGGTCTCCCATGAGCACTAACTCCTCGGTTCACACAGGGTCCGATGGGGAGCAAGATATGGAAAAGGCTAGTAGAAACCCTGCCTTCCACTACAGCACCGGAGAAGAATCGATGGACTGTACTG CATCTCCTGTCTCGGGGAAAATGGGTCCTGCAGGCAGTGTAACGGGGAGCCCGAAGGCCTTTAACCCTGGGCTGGTGCCCAAGCAGGAGAGAACTTCAGGAACAGGTGGCATCCTCAATCTCAACCTGG ATCGAGTGAAGGCTGAAATGGATCTCAAGGAGCTGAGTGAGACtgtgcaacaacagcagcagcaacagcaaggAGCCGCAGCTGCCGTCCCTACTCCAAAGAGACCTATCAGGAGTCTGGACAAGACTATTGAAAGCTGCAAGGCACAGCTCG GTATCGATGAGATTTCTGAAGACGTGTATAAAGAAGTGGACCACAGTGACTCTGAGGACTCTGAAAAATCTGATTCAAGTGACAGCGAGTATCTCAGTGATGAGGAACACAAGCCAAAGAGCAACGCTCAGGACAACAAGgacaaagcagagagaaaaaggcCCAAAGCAAGCTCGgagggagagaagaaggagggagTTGTGGGAACAGGGGATAAAGTCACCCCTGAACCCCTGCTCAAAGAGAAGCAGGGCAGCAATGGCCCCGATAGAGACCCCCAGGATAAGCCCAAAACACCCCAATCTCAGCCCCTCACTGACAAGCCTAAAGCCCCAGAGGAGGGCAGAGCAGCTGCTGCCACATCAGCGGCTGAGCAAGACTCTGATTCTGAAAGAGAGCTGGTGATTGACCTGGGAGATGAACATGGAGGTCGTGACTCAAAGAGGGCGAAGAGAGAGCTGGGGTCTTCTGGTGCCAAAACTCTCAAAGAGTCCAATGTTGCCAAGTTGGAAG GTAAACTGCCTTCATCTGCTGCATCAGCTGCACAAGCCCGTGATGCTCCCTCCAACCTGAAAGACTCATTGCAGCCTTCTATCACAGCGGCGCTCAACCTTGTGTCCACGGCAGCTACTGGTCAGCCCAGTGCAACCACAGCTACCAGTGGATCTACCAATGCTTCCTCTCCTGTCTCCACAACAGCCACAGTGCCCACAGCTGTAAAGAAACAGCGCCCTCTACTGCCTAAAGAGACGGCTCAAGCCGTGCAGCGCGCAGTGGTTTGGAATCCGACCAAGTTTCAAACGTCTTCTCAGAAGTGGCATATGCAGAAGGtgcagaggcagcagcagcagcatggagAGCAGTCGCCTGTGCAGACACAGGCCCAGGGTCAGGGCCAAACACGCAGcccacagcagctgcagtcacAACAGCAGAACTCGTCCTCAAGCACTCGCTATCAGACCAGACAATCAGTCAAGG TTCAACAAAAAGACCCGCCTCAGAATGCATCCTCGTCAACTGCTCAGGTCACATCTGGTAGTTCTGCTTTCATGTCAGGAGACTTGCAGATCCCTACTGTCTCAGCAGACGTAGCTGCAGATATAgccaaatacacaaacaaa ATAATGGACACAATAAAGGGGACGATGACTGAAATCTACAATGATCTTTCCAAAAGCACATCAGGAAATACAATTGCAGAG ATTCGACGGTTAAGGATCGAGATTGAAAAGCTCCAGTGGCTGCATCAGCAGGAGTTGTCTGAGATGAAGCACAATCTGG AACTGACAATGGCAGAGATGAGGCAGAGTCTGGAGCAGGAAAGAGAAAGATTGGTGGCTGAGGTGAAAAAGCAGACGGAGTTGGAGAAGCAGCAGGCAGTGGACGAGACCAAAAAGAAACAGTGGTGTGCCAACTGCAGGAAAGAAGCTATTTTCTACTGCTGCTGGAATACCAGTTACTGTGATTATCCATGTCAGCAGGCACACTGGCCAGAACACATGAAGTCCTGCACACAGTCAG CCACAGCATCGCAGCAGGAACCAGAGGCAGAGCCCAACTCGGACCCTTCAGTCAAATCAACAGGCCACTCTCCTGCCACACAGACGCTACCCCCAGGCGCAGGTTCAATATCAGACAAAAGCAACTCTCCCACATACATGGACAAAAACAAGGACAGCGCTGGTGTTACTGTGACCTAA
- the LOC110948296 gene encoding protein kinase C-binding protein 1-like isoform X3, translating to MHPQSLAEEEIKTEPDVVEGMDASVRSKVPDPPGSADRSVVPQKRKVSSPTHSSNGHSPSDTSPSPLKKKKKPGAVNSNKDQDGRNDFYCWLCHREGQVLCCELCPRVYHAKCLKLPAEPEGDWFCPECEKITVAECIETQSKAMTMLTIDQLSYLLKFALQKIKQPGTEPFQKPVSLEQHPDYAEYIFHPMDLSTLEKNVKKKMYGCTEAFLADMKWILHNCIIYNGGNHKLTATAKVIVKICEHEMNEIEVCPECYLSSCQKRDNWFCEPCSQPHPLVWAKLKGFPFWPAKALREKDGQVDARFFGQHDRAWVPINNCYLMSKEIPFSVKKTKSIFNSAMQEMEVYVENIRKKFGVFNYAPFRTPYTPNNQLQMLLDPSNPGAGTVKTEKADKLRFNFDITASPKMVLSKTSTPSGMSRRVSMTDMPRSPMSTNSSVHTGSDGEQDMEKASRNPAFHYSTGEESMDCTASPVSGKMGPAGSVTGSPKAFNPGLVPKQERTSGTGGILNLNLDRVKAEMDLKELSETVQQQQQQQQGAAAAVPTPKRPIRSLDKTIESCKAQLGIDEISEDVYKEVDHSDSEDSEKSDSSDSEYLSDEEHKPKSNAQDNKDKAERKRPKASSEGEKKEGVVGTGDKVTPEPLLKEKQGSNGPDRDPQDKPKTPQSQPLTDKPKAPEEGRAAAATSAAEQDSDSERELVIDLGDEHGGRDSKRAKRELGSSGAKTLKESNVAKLEGKLPSSAASAAQARDAPSNLKDSLQPSITAALNLVSTAATGQPSATTATSGSTNASSPVSTTATVPTAVKKQRPLLPKETAQAVQRAVVWNPTKFQTSSQKWHMQKVQRQQQQHGEQSPVQTQAQGQGQTRSPQQLQSQQQNSSSSTRYQTRQSVKVQQKDPPQNASSSTAQVTSGSSAFMSGDLQIPTVSADVAADIAKYTNKIMDTIKGTMTEIYNDLSKSTSGNTIAEIRRLRIEIEKLQWLHQQELSEMKHNLELTMAEMRQSLEQERERLVAEVKKQTELEKQQAVDETKKKQWCANCRKEAIFYCCWNTSYCDYPCQQAHWPEHMKSCTQSATASQQEPEAEPNSDPSVKSTGHSPATQTLPPGAGSISDKSNSPTYMDKNKDSAGVTVT from the exons ATGCATCCACAGAG TCTGGCTGAGGAGGAGATAAAGACAGAACCTGATGTGGTAGAGGGGATGGATGCATCTGTGCGATCCAAAG TCCCTGATCCACCGGGGTCAGCAGATCGATCGGTGGTGCCACAGAAGCGAAAGGTTTCAAGTCCCACCCATTCCTCCAATGGACACTCTCCCTCAGACACCTCCCCCAGCCctctgaagaaaaagaagaagccaGGGGCTGTGAACTCTAACAAAGACCAG GACGGCAGGAATGACTTCTACTGCTGGCTGTGCCACCGCGAGGGCCAGGTGCTCTGCTGTGAGCTCTGCCCCAGGGTGTACCACGCCAAGTGCCTCAAACTACCAGCCGAGCCCGAGGGCGACTGGTTCTGTCCAGAGTGTGAG AAAATAACAGTTGCTGAATGCATTGAAACCCAGAGCAAGGCGATGACAATGCTGACAATAGACCAGCTCTCCTACTTGCTGAAATTTGCActccaaaaaattaaacagcCTGGG ACTGAGCCTTTTCAAAAGCCTGTGTCTCTGGAACAGCACCCAGATTACGCAGAGTACATCTTCCACCCCATGGACTTGTCTACTTTAGAGAAG aatgttaaaaagaaaatgtatggCTGCACAGAAGCTTTTCTTGCTGATATGAAATGGATCTTACACAACTGCATCATCTATAATGGAG GTAATCACAAACTAACAGCAACTGCAAAAGTCATCGTCAAGATCTGTGAACATGAG atGAATGAGATTGAGGTCTGTCCAGAGTGCTACCTGTCTTCAtgccaaaaaagagacaacTGGTTTTGTGAGCCATGT AGTCAACCACATCCTCTGGTCTGGGCTAAGCTGAAGGGCTTTCCTTTTTGGCCAGCAAAAGCCCTTCGTGAAAAGGATGGGCAAGTGGATGCACGCTTCTTTGGGCAACATGACAG AGCCTGGGTTCCCATCAACAACTGTTACCTCATGTCCAAAGAGATCCCTTTCTctgtgaagaaaacaaagagcatTTTCAACAGCGCCATGCAAGAGATGGAGGTCTATGTAGAGAACATTCGCAAGAAATTTGGGGTCTTTAACTACGCACCCTTCCGCACTCCCTACACACCCAACAACCAGTTACAGATGCTACTGGATCCCTCCAACCCCGGTGCTGGGacagtaaaaacagagaaagcagATAAACTTCGCTTCAACTTCGATATAACCGCATCTCCCAAGATGGTGCTCAGCAAGACTTCCACACCCAGTGGTATGAGTCGGCGGGTCTCAATGACAGACATGCCTCGGTCTCCCATGAGCACTAACTCCTCGGTTCACACAGGGTCCGATGGGGAGCAAGATATGGAAAAGGCTAGTAGAAACCCTGCCTTCCACTACAGCACCGGAGAAGAATCGATGGACTGTACTG CATCTCCTGTCTCGGGGAAAATGGGTCCTGCAGGCAGTGTAACGGGGAGCCCGAAGGCCTTTAACCCTGGGCTGGTGCCCAAGCAGGAGAGAACTTCAGGAACAGGTGGCATCCTCAATCTCAACCTGG ATCGAGTGAAGGCTGAAATGGATCTCAAGGAGCTGAGTGAGACtgtgcaacaacagcagcagcaacagcaaggAGCCGCAGCTGCCGTCCCTACTCCAAAGAGACCTATCAGGAGTCTGGACAAGACTATTGAAAGCTGCAAGGCACAGCTCG GTATCGATGAGATTTCTGAAGACGTGTATAAAGAAGTGGACCACAGTGACTCTGAGGACTCTGAAAAATCTGATTCAAGTGACAGCGAGTATCTCAGTGATGAGGAACACAAGCCAAAGAGCAACGCTCAGGACAACAAGgacaaagcagagagaaaaaggcCCAAAGCAAGCTCGgagggagagaagaaggagggagTTGTGGGAACAGGGGATAAAGTCACCCCTGAACCCCTGCTCAAAGAGAAGCAGGGCAGCAATGGCCCCGATAGAGACCCCCAGGATAAGCCCAAAACACCCCAATCTCAGCCCCTCACTGACAAGCCTAAAGCCCCAGAGGAGGGCAGAGCAGCTGCTGCCACATCAGCGGCTGAGCAAGACTCTGATTCTGAAAGAGAGCTGGTGATTGACCTGGGAGATGAACATGGAGGTCGTGACTCAAAGAGGGCGAAGAGAGAGCTGGGGTCTTCTGGTGCCAAAACTCTCAAAGAGTCCAATGTTGCCAAGTTGGAAG GTAAACTGCCTTCATCTGCTGCATCAGCTGCACAAGCCCGTGATGCTCCCTCCAACCTGAAAGACTCATTGCAGCCTTCTATCACAGCGGCGCTCAACCTTGTGTCCACGGCAGCTACTGGTCAGCCCAGTGCAACCACAGCTACCAGTGGATCTACCAATGCTTCCTCTCCTGTCTCCACAACAGCCACAGTGCCCACAGCTGTAAAGAAACAGCGCCCTCTACTGCCTAAAGAGACGGCTCAAGCCGTGCAGCGCGCAGTGGTTTGGAATCCGACCAAGTTTCAAACGTCTTCTCAGAAGTGGCATATGCAGAAGGtgcagaggcagcagcagcagcatggagAGCAGTCGCCTGTGCAGACACAGGCCCAGGGTCAGGGCCAAACACGCAGcccacagcagctgcagtcacAACAGCAGAACTCGTCCTCAAGCACTCGCTATCAGACCAGACAATCAGTCAAGG TTCAACAAAAAGACCCGCCTCAGAATGCATCCTCGTCAACTGCTCAGGTCACATCTGGTAGTTCTGCTTTCATGTCAGGAGACTTGCAGATCCCTACTGTCTCAGCAGACGTAGCTGCAGATATAgccaaatacacaaacaaa ATAATGGACACAATAAAGGGGACGATGACTGAAATCTACAATGATCTTTCCAAAAGCACATCAGGAAATACAATTGCAGAG ATTCGACGGTTAAGGATCGAGATTGAAAAGCTCCAGTGGCTGCATCAGCAGGAGTTGTCTGAGATGAAGCACAATCTGG AACTGACAATGGCAGAGATGAGGCAGAGTCTGGAGCAGGAAAGAGAAAGATTGGTGGCTGAGGTGAAAAAGCAGACGGAGTTGGAGAAGCAGCAGGCAGTGGACGAGACCAAAAAGAAACAGTGGTGTGCCAACTGCAGGAAAGAAGCTATTTTCTACTGCTGCTGGAATACCAGTTACTGTGATTATCCATGTCAGCAGGCACACTGGCCAGAACACATGAAGTCCTGCACACAGTCAG CCACAGCATCGCAGCAGGAACCAGAGGCAGAGCCCAACTCGGACCCTTCAGTCAAATCAACAGGCCACTCTCCTGCCACACAGACGCTACCCCCAGGCGCAGGTTCAATATCAGACAAAAGCAACTCTCCCACATACATGGACAAAAACAAGGACAGCGCTGGTGTTACTGTGACCTAA